One window of Flavobacteriales bacterium genomic DNA carries:
- the bshC gene encoding bacillithiol biosynthesis cysteine-adding enzyme BshC: MQRTAISYRDTGRFSPLALDYLDAVPGLREFYRWSADEDGLHAAAQARAFDAVTRRTLCDALDRQYAQMEMRPQVRANLALLRKPDTLTVTTGHQLCLFTGPLYLPFKILNVVRLAQQLSTAQRAVVPVFWMATEDHDRPEIDHTFIHGRKVVWPGTTAGAVGRLKLDGISAVLDEVDARLGPGSHADELRALLRRCYRPEHDLAQATRLFTDALFGHYGILILDGDDPGLKRVFAPLMREELLNQVALRSVRYADEKLSVHWRTQAHARDMNLFHLRPGHRSRIELQGDRYHVLDGGPSFNLDELLAELEQHPENFSPNVLLRPVYQEAVLPNIAYVGGGGELAYWFQLKWLFQALQVPMPVLLLRTSAAFLRDKDLGRLKALGLTVADLFGPLEELRAQLATEQASFPTAITAEKEEAERFYAALAARVRAADPTLEGAAHAIAVRAMHGLDAMGNKLVRAAKREQEAPLEQLARMHEHLFPGGGLQERRENFMPWYVREGPAFFDRLLAELDPLDARFKVLPG; the protein is encoded by the coding sequence ATGCAGCGCACCGCCATTTCCTATCGCGACACGGGCCGGTTCTCGCCCTTGGCGCTGGACTACCTGGATGCCGTACCGGGGCTGCGCGAGTTCTATCGCTGGAGCGCGGACGAGGACGGGCTACATGCCGCCGCGCAGGCCCGCGCCTTCGATGCGGTAACACGGCGGACGCTCTGCGACGCGCTCGATCGGCAATACGCGCAAATGGAGATGCGGCCGCAAGTACGCGCCAACCTGGCCCTGTTGCGCAAACCGGACACGCTTACCGTCACCACCGGCCACCAGCTCTGCCTCTTCACCGGGCCGCTGTATCTGCCGTTCAAGATCCTCAACGTGGTGCGCTTGGCACAACAGCTCAGCACCGCCCAGCGCGCCGTGGTCCCCGTGTTCTGGATGGCCACCGAGGACCATGACCGGCCGGAGATCGACCACACCTTCATCCACGGAAGGAAGGTGGTCTGGCCCGGGACCACCGCCGGCGCCGTAGGCCGCTTGAAGCTCGATGGCATCAGCGCCGTGCTGGACGAGGTGGACGCACGGCTGGGCCCCGGCAGCCATGCCGATGAGCTGCGCGCCCTGTTGCGCCGATGCTACCGCCCGGAACATGATCTGGCGCAGGCCACGCGCCTATTCACGGACGCGCTCTTCGGCCACTACGGCATCCTCATCCTCGATGGCGACGACCCGGGGCTCAAGCGCGTGTTCGCGCCCCTGATGCGCGAGGAACTGCTGAACCAGGTGGCCCTGCGCAGCGTTCGCTATGCCGATGAAAAGCTGTCCGTGCATTGGCGCACGCAGGCCCATGCGCGGGACATGAACCTCTTCCACCTGCGCCCCGGCCATCGCAGCCGCATCGAATTGCAAGGGGACCGCTACCACGTGCTGGACGGCGGGCCTTCCTTCAACCTGGATGAACTGCTCGCGGAACTGGAGCAGCATCCTGAAAATTTCTCACCGAACGTGCTGCTGCGCCCGGTGTACCAAGAGGCCGTGCTGCCGAACATCGCCTACGTCGGTGGTGGGGGAGAGCTGGCCTATTGGTTCCAGCTGAAGTGGCTGTTCCAAGCGTTGCAAGTGCCCATGCCCGTGCTGCTGCTGCGCACCTCGGCCGCGTTCCTCCGGGACAAGGACCTGGGCCGCCTGAAGGCGCTCGGCCTCACCGTGGCCGACCTCTTCGGTCCGCTGGAGGAATTGCGCGCACAATTGGCCACCGAACAGGCCTCCTTCCCCACGGCCATCACGGCGGAAAAGGAAGAGGCCGAACGCTTCTATGCCGCGTTGGCGGCCCGTGTCCGTGCCGCCGACCCCACGCTGGAAGGAGCCGCACATGCCATTGCCGTGCGGGCCATGCACGGCTTGGACGCCATGGGCAATAAGCTGGTGCGGGCCGCCAAGCGGGAACAGGAAGCACCGCTGGAGCAGCTTGCCCGGATGCATGAGCACCTCTTCCCCGGTGGTGGTCTGCAGGAGCGGCGCGAGAACTTCATGCCGTGGTACGTGCGCGAAGGCCCGGCCTTCTTTGATCGCCTGTTGGCGGAACTGGACCCGCTGGACGCGCGGTTCAAGGTGCTGCCCGGATAA
- a CDS encoding universal stress protein, producing MKHILLPTDFSGTSVKAAYFAMDLYGAEDARYTLLNTYLKPAYGNVLLPPMPDTERASRNGLRRVERRCRKHEGKVYIGQVATFHELTRAVQEVHRKKPVDVVVMGTQGEGNYGRVGHNTSAVVTGGVPAVITVPAEWRSAPIKRILFADDGQGITNAGMAPLLGIAERTGAHVTVLYVGNPAEDPRTKEHLRKLSTSFGDIPHSFVTVDSDGVTGAMDRMVVERQIHLVAVVHRERSFWKRIFLASTSKRMALHTTVPLLVLREGH from the coding sequence ATGAAGCACATACTGCTCCCCACGGATTTCAGCGGGACCTCCGTCAAGGCGGCCTATTTCGCCATGGACCTGTACGGCGCGGAGGACGCCCGTTACACCCTGCTGAACACTTATCTGAAGCCGGCCTACGGCAACGTGCTCCTGCCCCCGATGCCGGACACGGAGCGCGCCTCGCGGAACGGACTGCGGCGGGTGGAGCGGCGCTGCCGGAAACATGAGGGCAAGGTGTACATCGGTCAGGTCGCCACCTTCCATGAATTGACCCGGGCCGTCCAGGAGGTCCACCGGAAGAAGCCCGTGGACGTGGTGGTGATGGGCACCCAGGGCGAAGGGAACTATGGCCGGGTGGGGCACAACACCTCGGCGGTGGTGACCGGGGGCGTGCCCGCAGTGATCACCGTTCCGGCAGAATGGAGATCAGCGCCGATCAAGCGCATCCTCTTTGCCGATGACGGCCAGGGGATCACAAACGCCGGCATGGCGCCGCTGCTGGGGATCGCCGAGCGCACGGGCGCACACGTCACGGTGCTGTACGTCGGAAATCCCGCGGAGGACCCGAGGACCAAGGAGCACCTGCGGAAACTATCGACCAGCTTTGGCGACATCCCCCATTCCTTCGTCACCGTGGACAGCGACGGGGTAACCGGGGCGATGGACCGCATGGTGGTGGAACGGCAGATCCACTTGGTGGCCGTGGTACACCGCGAACGCAGTTTCTGGAAGCGCATCTTTTTGGCCAGCACCTCCAAGCGCATGGCCCTGCACACTACCGTGCCGCTGCTGGTGCTGCGGGAAGGTCATTGA
- a CDS encoding lamin tail domain-containing protein produces the protein MMGCSTDITRLDLPARPRNARARRSLTLLLAGAMAAVASAQATDLIISEYLEGSSNNKYIEIYNGTAAGINLANYQLRLYANGSGTVTTTGAPAMTGTLAAGATVVYKNSLAALAVPGEITNSAVAFNGDDAIDLYNTVTTSTVDIIGNIGCDPGTQWTGTGGRSTLNKTLVRKANICTGVTSNPGWPPCTFPTLDSQWDVFNVDDATHLGSHTMLCGPTVNFDLASSAALESAGTVAVTMTISPVTTASTTFTITINGSSTATYGGANDYTTFPVGPGTISVTVGAGIGAASFNVIINDDGLTEGDETIDFTLTNATGGTTLGANLTHQFTITDNDNTPTIEFSTLSVTALEGAPAQTFTLNIVPPIHASFTATFTVANGPGATYGLGNDYITNPPAPAATFVRNVPLNAASVTFTATPLLDGLPESTEWVKFTVSSVPLGFAIGSNDNATLYIGDIDSPPTVLSPGDLAIVGVNANTNGCSGVAGDDEISFFCFKEITYHTKIILTDNGYSRCTPGKWGTGEGTVEMYRTGPAIPAGQVITFRVNGSSPGINNVYSVAPDANWTCASIGILGTALNLNVGGDQLFFMQGDTWFPGTNSGSHDATYDGTVLYAFSTVAPPNSWSASCGSTQRSDRPPGVECFSMAPTLASDFNKYTGPNTFATQRDWIIRIDNQANWGSYPDCGQYDTNGYNWLTAPIMNITVGTMTNGVWRGAINTDWFECKNWDDARLPTAATNVLIGNQAAQNCVVGLGTGLQPGGTAVCGSLLQTFPPGTPKSLIVDVNSTLNIGGALTLNFPSGAGGIVTSVLDNATLKAATVNLSGYTLGATQASLRADRVGSLLQVSGDMNINPGGMLDLYGLGGGTLELGGDFNNAEDADHFEETLSTVVFNGSTDQTITSAVWNEAFYNLTMNKSGGDLLLTNYLTVNKVLNFTQGRILSSTATLLTLSATGIPANMSNASHVDGPMQKIGDTNIVFPIGKNNLYRPAALSTISGGAAVAFTAEYFNASPTTTLGPTGLDHDATLHHVSACEYWRIDRSSGVPNAFVSLSWVDPVSCSVTFLPTLQVAYWTGVLWTARGNGGTNGTTAAGGIISGSQQSSFLQSANYWTLGSLTNANPLPIELLSFTAQPNGGQVDLEWRTASEQNNDHFTVERSADAVAFTALLQVPGAGNSQSVIDYADVDPSPLDGLSYYRLRQTDLDGTTEVSDAVPVYFSGGRGQPLQVLYGDDGLFLMHDFAPGSTLEVMDIAGRVVGSTGITAKGLVKVPLDAMAHGVYLLRMTDGARTESTRVAF, from the coding sequence ATGATGGGATGCTCCACCGATATCACCCGCCTTGATCTGCCCGCACGCCCGCGCAACGCAAGGGCGAGGCGCTCCCTCACATTGCTGCTGGCAGGGGCCATGGCCGCAGTGGCCAGCGCACAGGCCACCGACCTCATCATTTCGGAATACTTGGAGGGCAGCAGCAACAACAAGTACATCGAAATCTACAATGGAACAGCAGCCGGTATCAACTTGGCCAACTATCAATTAAGGTTGTATGCCAATGGCAGTGGGACGGTGACCACGACCGGGGCACCGGCCATGACGGGTACACTTGCAGCTGGTGCAACAGTAGTTTACAAGAACTCGTTGGCCGCATTGGCAGTACCAGGCGAAATTACCAATTCAGCGGTGGCCTTCAATGGCGATGATGCCATTGATCTGTACAACACCGTGACCACCAGTACGGTTGACATCATTGGCAACATCGGTTGTGACCCCGGCACACAATGGACCGGCACCGGAGGTCGATCTACCTTGAATAAAACGCTGGTGCGGAAAGCCAACATCTGCACCGGAGTGACCAGCAACCCAGGATGGCCTCCTTGTACCTTCCCGACACTGGACTCCCAGTGGGATGTATTCAATGTAGACGATGCAACCCACCTTGGCAGCCACACCATGCTCTGCGGCCCTACGGTGAACTTCGACTTGGCCAGCAGCGCGGCCTTGGAAAGCGCGGGCACGGTAGCGGTGACCATGACGATCAGCCCGGTCACCACGGCGAGCACCACCTTCACCATCACCATTAATGGCAGCAGCACGGCCACTTATGGCGGTGCCAATGATTACACCACCTTCCCCGTTGGCCCCGGCACCATTTCCGTGACCGTGGGAGCGGGAATTGGCGCGGCCAGCTTCAACGTGATCATCAATGATGACGGACTGACCGAAGGCGACGAAACGATCGACTTCACCCTCACCAATGCCACCGGCGGCACTACGCTCGGTGCCAACCTCACCCATCAGTTCACCATCACGGACAACGACAACACGCCGACGATCGAGTTCAGCACGTTGAGCGTCACCGCGCTGGAAGGTGCGCCCGCGCAGACCTTCACCCTGAACATTGTCCCTCCCATCCATGCTTCCTTCACCGCGACCTTTACGGTTGCGAACGGACCCGGGGCGACCTATGGATTAGGAAATGATTATATCACCAATCCTCCTGCACCGGCGGCTACGTTCGTACGCAACGTTCCGCTCAATGCCGCCTCCGTAACATTTACCGCCACCCCACTATTGGACGGTTTACCGGAATCCACGGAGTGGGTCAAGTTCACCGTTTCCTCTGTGCCTTTGGGTTTCGCCATCGGTTCCAACGACAACGCCACCTTGTACATCGGCGATATCGATTCGCCCCCCACGGTCTTATCCCCCGGCGATCTGGCCATTGTGGGCGTGAACGCGAACACGAACGGTTGCAGTGGCGTCGCGGGTGACGACGAGATCAGCTTCTTCTGCTTCAAGGAGATCACCTATCACACGAAGATCATCCTGACGGACAATGGCTATTCGCGCTGCACCCCGGGCAAGTGGGGTACCGGCGAGGGCACCGTGGAGATGTATCGGACCGGGCCCGCGATCCCTGCGGGGCAGGTGATCACCTTCCGCGTCAACGGAAGCTCGCCGGGTATCAACAATGTCTATTCCGTAGCTCCGGACGCCAACTGGACCTGCGCCTCGATCGGCATTCTGGGCACCGCGCTCAACCTCAATGTGGGCGGCGACCAGCTCTTTTTCATGCAAGGCGATACATGGTTCCCGGGTACCAATAGCGGTAGCCATGATGCCACCTATGACGGCACCGTGCTCTACGCTTTCAGCACCGTCGCCCCGCCAAACTCGTGGAGCGCAAGCTGCGGATCCACCCAGCGCAGCGACCGGCCTCCCGGCGTGGAATGTTTCAGCATGGCGCCCACACTGGCCTCTGACTTCAACAAATACACGGGTCCCAACACCTTCGCCACGCAGCGGGACTGGATCATCCGTATCGACAACCAGGCCAATTGGGGCTCCTACCCGGACTGCGGGCAATACGACACCAACGGCTACAACTGGCTCACGGCGCCCATCATGAACATCACTGTAGGCACCATGACGAACGGGGTGTGGCGCGGGGCGATCAATACGGATTGGTTCGAGTGCAAGAACTGGGATGATGCGCGACTGCCCACCGCGGCCACCAACGTGTTGATCGGGAATCAAGCGGCCCAGAATTGCGTCGTAGGCTTGGGCACAGGGCTACAACCGGGCGGCACCGCCGTATGCGGATCGCTGCTGCAGACGTTCCCTCCCGGAACACCGAAGTCCTTGATCGTGGATGTCAACAGCACCCTGAATATCGGGGGCGCGCTAACGCTGAACTTTCCCTCCGGTGCCGGGGGCATCGTGACCTCGGTACTTGACAATGCCACCTTGAAAGCCGCCACGGTGAACTTGTCGGGATATACCCTCGGTGCGACACAAGCCAGCCTAAGGGCGGACCGGGTCGGCAGCCTTCTGCAGGTTTCCGGGGACATGAACATCAACCCGGGCGGCATGTTGGACCTGTATGGCTTGGGCGGGGGCACCTTGGAATTGGGCGGCGACTTCAACAATGCGGAGGACGCGGACCATTTCGAGGAGACCTTGAGCACCGTGGTCTTCAACGGCAGCACCGACCAGACGATCACCTCCGCGGTATGGAATGAGGCTTTCTATAACTTGACCATGAACAAGTCCGGCGGGGACCTGCTGCTGACCAATTACTTAACGGTGAACAAGGTCTTGAACTTCACCCAGGGCCGGATACTCTCCAGCACGGCCACACTGCTGACGTTGAGCGCCACGGGGATCCCGGCGAACATGAGCAACGCCAGCCACGTGGACGGCCCGATGCAGAAGATCGGCGACACGAACATTGTCTTCCCCATCGGCAAGAACAACCTGTACAGGCCCGCTGCCCTCTCCACCATCTCCGGCGGCGCCGCCGTCGCCTTCACCGCCGAGTATTTCAACGCCTCCCCCACCACCACGCTCGGGCCCACCGGTCTGGACCATGATGCCACCTTGCACCATGTGAGCGCCTGCGAGTACTGGCGGATCGACCGCAGCAGCGGCGTACCGAATGCTTTCGTCTCCCTTAGCTGGGTGGACCCCGTGAGCTGTAGCGTGACCTTCTTGCCGACCCTGCAAGTGGCCTATTGGACCGGTGTATTATGGACGGCCCGTGGCAACGGTGGCACGAATGGGACCACCGCTGCCGGCGGGATCATATCGGGTTCCCAACAGAGCTCCTTCCTCCAATCGGCGAATTACTGGACGCTGGGCTCGCTCACCAATGCGAACCCGCTGCCCATTGAGCTGCTTTCCTTCACCGCGCAGCCCAATGGCGGTCAGGTGGACCTGGAATGGCGGACGGCAAGCGAGCAGAACAATGACCACTTCACGGTGGAACGGAGCGCGGACGCGGTAGCCTTCACCGCCCTGCTGCAGGTGCCGGGCGCGGGCAACAGCCAGAGCGTGATCGACTATGCCGATGTGGACCCCTCGCCGCTGGACGGCCTCAGCTACTACCGCCTGCGCCAAACGGACCTCGACGGCACCACCGAGGTGAGCGATGCGGTGCCGGTGTATTTCAGCGGCGGCCGCGGCCAGCCCCTGCAAGTGCTCTACGGCGACGATGGCCTCTTCCTGATGCACGACTTCGCCCCCGGCAGCACGCTGGAGGTAATGGACATCGCAGGCCGCGTGGTGGGCAGCACGGGCATCACGGCCAAGGGCCTGGTGAAGGTGCCGCTGGACGCCATGGCGCACGGGGTGTACCTGCTGCGCATGACCGATGGTGCGCGGACGGAGAGCACGCGGGTAGCTTTTTAG